TCTCCACGGGCAGCGCGAAGAAGGCGCGGTAGGCCAGGGAATGTCCGTCCAGCAGCAGCAAACGACTCACGATGGCAGCCTATGTCCCATGACCGACAACACCACGTCCAGCCCTCCGACCCCGACGCCGACCGACAACGGGGTGCGCGGGGCCCTGGCCGCCCGCATGGGGATCCGCCTGCTGGAGCTCTCCGCCGAGCGCACCGTCGCGACCATGCCGGTGGAGGGGAACACCCAGCCGTACGGCCTGCTGCACGGTGGCGCGTCGGCGGCGCTGGCCGAGACGGTCGGGTCGGTGGCGGCCGCGATGCACGCGGGCGAGGGCCGTATCGCCGTGGGTGTCGACCTCAGCGCCACCCACCACCGGCCCGTGCGGGAGGGCGAGGTCACCGCCGTCGCCACCCCGCTCGCGCGGGGCCGCTCCGTCGCGACCTACGACATCGCCATCACCGACGACCGCGGACGCCGCGTCTGCACCGCGCGGCTCACCTGCGCGCTGCGCGACCGGCCGGACGCGCGGTGAAGGTCAGCCCTTCTTGGCGGGCATGCCCGAGATGACGGCCTCGGCGACCTCGCGCATCGACAGCCGCCGGTCCATCGCGGCCTTCTGGATCCACCGGAAGGCGTCGGCCTCGCTCAGCTTGAGCTGAGCCATGAGCAGCCCCTTGGCCCGGTCGACCTGCTTGCGGGTCTCGAAACGCTCCCCCAGGTCGGCGACCTCCGCCTCGAGCGCCTTGCGCTCGGCCCACCGGGCTCGCGCGATGTCGATCGCCGGCAGGACGTCGGCGGCGCTGAAGGGCTTGACGACGTAGGACATGACCCCGGCGTCGCGGGCGCGCTCCACGAGGTTCTTGTCGCTGAAGGCGGTCAGCATGACCACCGGGGCCAGGCCCTCGCGGCCGATCTGCTCGGCCGCGGTGATGCCGTCCATCCCGGGCATCTTGATGTCCATGACGACGAGGTCGGGGGTGGTCTCCTGGGCCTGCGCCACCGCCTGCTCCCCGTCGGCGGCCTGGCCGACGATGGTGTGCCCGGCGTCGGTGAGCATCTCGGCGAGGTCCATCCGGATGAGGGCCTCGTCCTCGGCCAGCAGGATGCGCAGGCCCCGCTCGGGCCCGTCCTCCGCCGCGGTCGTCTCCTGCTCCGGACCCGCACCGGCCGACGTCGCACCGCTCCCGTCCGTGGTGTCGGGCACCGGCCCGCTCGTCGCGGAGGGTGCGGCCCCCGGGTCCTGCGGTGTCGTCTCGCTCACGCTCACTGCCTCTCGTCGCATCCACCCGCATCGGCACCTCACCGGCGCGGGACTGGTGCCGGGAGCGGGACTCGAACCCGCACGCCCTCGCGGGCAGAGCATTTTGAGTGCTCCGTGTCTGCCGTTCCACCACCCCGGCGGGCGTGCCGGTGCAGGTCGTGGCCGCACCGGGGACGTCGGGAGGAGTCTACCGGCTCCCGGTCGCCTCAGACCTCGGGGTCGTGGGTGTAGGCCGGAGCCTGACCCAGGATGGCGTCACCGACCCGGTGCATCCGCAGCGCGTTGGTGGTGCCGGACACGCCCGGGGGCGACCCGGCCACGATGACGACGACATCACCCTGCTGGCACCGCTGCTCGCGCAGCAGCGTCTCCTCCACCTGCTTGACCATCTGGTCGGTGTGCCACACGAAGGGCACGAGGAAGGTCTCGACGCCCCAGGTCAGCGCCAGCCGGGAGCGGGTCGCCTGCTCGGTCGTGAAGGCCAGCATCGGGGTGCCCGGACGCACCCGGGCCATCCGGGTGGTGGTGTCACCGCTCTGGGTGAAGGTCACGAGGAACTTCACCTGGTCGCCGAGGGCGTCGGCCAGGGAGATCGCGGCCCGGGTGACGGCACCACCCGGGGTCTTCGGCTTGCTCACGATGGGGGCGATCCGGTGCAGCCCGTGCTCCTCGGTGCTGGAGATGATGCTCGCCATGGTCTCGACCGCGCGGATCGGCCAGGCACCGACGGAGGTCTCGCCGGAGAGCATGATGGCGTCCGCCCCGTCCAGCACGGCGTTGGCGCAGTCGCTGGCCTCGGCGCGGGTGGGGCGGGGGTTGTCGACCATCGACTCCAGCACCTGGGTCGCCACGATCACCGGCTTCGCCTTCTCGCGACACAGCTGGATGGCGTCCTTCTGGACCAGCGGCACCTGCTCAAGGGGCAGCTCGACGCCCAGGTCGCCGCGCGCGACCATGATGCCGTCGAAGGCGTCGACGATGCCGGCGAGGTTGTCGACCGCCTGCGGCTTCTCGATCTTGGCGATGACCGGCAGGCGGCGTCCCTCCTCGTCCATGATGCGGTGCACGCCCTCGATGTCGCTGCCGGAGCGGACGAAGGACAGCGCGATGAAGTCGACCCCGCTGCGCAGGGCCCAGCGCAGGTCCTCCTCGTCCTTGTCCGACATCGCGGGGACGCTCACGGCGGTGCCGGGGAGGTTGATGCCCTTGTTGTTGGACACCACGCCCCCCACGACGACCTCGCAGACGACGTCGGTGTCCGTGACCTCGGTGGCCTGCAGCAGCACCTTGCCGTCGTCGACGAGCAGGTCGTCGCCGGGCCGCACGTCCCCCGCCAGCCCGGAGTAGGTCGTGCCGACCACCTCGCTGTCCCCCGCCACCGTCCTGGTGGTGATGGTGAACGAGTCACCCGTCCTCAGGGTGACCGGGCCGTCGGCGAAGGTGCCGGTGCGGATCTTGGGCCCCTGCAGGTCGGCGAGCACGGCCACGGCGTGCCCGGTGGCGTCACTGGCCTGCCGGACGCGCAGGTAGCGCTCGTGGTGCTCCTCGTAGGAGCCGTGTGAGAGGTTGAGCCGAGCCACGTCCATACCGGCGGTGACGAGCGCTTCGATCTGCTCGTAGGAGTCGGTGGCGGGGCCGAGGGTGCAGACGATCTTGGCGCGACGCATGACCTCCACCCTAGTCCTCCCGGCCGGCGATCCCCGCATCGCCTGCCCCGGCGTCAGGGGGTCGAGCCGAGGACCTCGTCGAGCGTCTCGGGTCCGGCCATGAGGGCCCGCATCTGGTCGTCGCCGACCGGCTCGCCGTCCACGAGCAGGCGGGGCGTCCCGGTGATCCCGTCCCGGTTGGCGCGCTCCTGCATGGCCTCGACGTAGTCGCCGTAGGCGTCACCCTGCGCGCACGTCGTGAAGGACTCGAGCGCGGTCCCGGAGAGCCCGGCCTCCGCGCCGAACCCGAGGAGCTCCTCGTCGGTCCAGCCGGTGCCCTCCTGCTCGGGCTGCCCGGCGAAGACGGCGGCGTGGTAGTCGAGGAACACCCCCTCGTCGTCGGCGCAGAGCGCGGCGTTGGCCGCCCGGTGCGAGGAGTCGTTGCCCAGCGTGCCGTCGAGGAACGACATCGTGGTGACCGTCAGGCCGATCTCGCCGGCCTCCGCGCGCTGCGCCAGCTCGGCCCCGATCGACCCCTCCAGGACCCCGCAGAACGGGCACTGGAAGTCCTCGTAGAGGTGCACCTGGGGCACGTCCTGCGACGGCGCGGCGCCCGCGCTGACACCGCCGCCCTCGGGGAGCGCGTTGGCGCTGCCCTCGGCCTCGAGCCCGCCGCCGCGGGACACGGCCCACAGCACCAGACCGCCGACGAGCGCGACCACCAGCAGGACGACCCCGCTGACGAGGGGCACCGAGGGCCCCCTGGCGGTGACGGGCTTCACGGTGGGTGCGGGCGGGCGGGGCATGTCAGGTCCTTCCGAGCAGGTGGTGGTCGAGGGAGAACGGCGTGCGCGGCCGGACGACCAGCCAGGCCGCCATCGCGAGGAAACCCACGTCGCGCAGCATCTCGGAGAGGTACCTCGTCTCCTCGGGCGCGACAGGTCCTCCGGTCCCGAAGCAGCCGCAGTCGATGGACAGGCCGCGGACCCACGCGGAGGCGATGCCGGCGACGAAGACCACCATGAGCACCGCGGACGCCGCGGCGGCGCCGCGGGTGAGCAGCCCCAGGAGGAGCAGGACGGCCAGCGCGAGCTCCAGGACGGGCAGCAGCACGCCGACGGCCCGGGAGACCTCGTAGCCGAACAGGTCGTAGGCCAGGACGTTCTGCACCGACCCGGTGAGGTCGACGACCTTGGTCCACCCGGCGTACCCGAGGACGCCCGCCAGCCCGAGACGGAGCACGAGGCCGACGACGTCCGGCAGTCGCGACCCGGACCCCACCCCGCGGACCGGCTGCTGCCGCAGGGTGGTCATCCCCGGCGGACCCCGGCGGCGAGCTCCTGGGTCAGGCGCTCGAGCGCGCCCAGCCCGTCGTCCCCGCCCAGCGCCCGCACGAGCGCCGACCCGACGATCACGCCGTCGGCGAAGCCGGCGACCTGGGCGGCCTGGTCACCCGTGCTGACCCCCAGCCCGACGCAGAGCGGGAGGTCGGTCACGGCGCGGGTGCGCTCGACGAGGCGCTCGGCGTCCGAGCCGACCGCGTCCCGCACCCCCGTGACCCCCATCGTGGAGGCGACGTAGACGAAGCCGCGGCAGGCCTGGGTCGTGGACCGCAGGCGGTCGTCGGTCGAGCTCGGCGCCACGAGGAAGACCGGAGCCAGGCCCTGGTCCTGCGCGGCCGACCGCCAGGCACCCGCCTCGTCCGGGATGAGGTCGGGAGTGATGAGCCCGGCACCCCCCGCGTCGGCGAGGTCCTGGGCGAAGCGGTCCACGCCGTACCTCAGCACCGGGTTCCAGTAGGTCATGACGACCGGCACCGCACCCGCGTCCCGGGCGGCCGAGACCACCGTGAACACGTCCTTGAGCCGGAAGCCGGCCCGCAGCGCAGTGCTGGCCGCCTGCTCGACGACCGGGCCGTCCATGAGCGGGTCGGTGTAGGGGACCCCCACCTCGATGACGTCCGCGCCGGCGGCCGCCAGGGTGCGGACCGCCTCCAGCGACGTCGGCAGGTCGGGGTAGCCGGCCGGGAGGTAGCCGACCAGGGCCGAGCGGCCCTCCGCGCGGCAGCCGGCGAAGACGTCGTCCAGGACGCTCATGCGTCCCCACCCTCGTCGCCACCGGCTCCCGTCTCGCCGTCCACCTGCGCCTGACCCTCGTCGTCGACGAGGCCGAACCAGCGGGCGGCGGTGTCGACGTCCTTGTCGCCGCGACCGGAGAGGTTGATGAGCACCACGGCGCCCTCACCGAGCTCGGGCCCGATCCGCAGCGCCCCGGCGAGCGCGTGCGCGCTCTCGATGGCCGGGATGATGCCCTCCGTGCGGCACAGCAGGGAGAAGGCGTCCATCGCCTCGCGGTCGGTGACCGGGGCGTAGCGGGCCAGCCCGCTGTCGTGCAGGAAGGCGTGCTCAGGGCCGATCGAGGGGTAGTCGAGCCCGGCCGAGACGGAGTGCGTCTCCAGGGTCTGCCCGTCGGCGTCCTGCAGGACGTAGGTCGCGGCCCCGTGCAGGACCCCCGGCTCGCCGCCGGAGAACCGCGCCGCGTGCCGGCCGGTCTCGACGCCGTCGCCCCCCGCCTCGAAGCCCCACAGGGCCACCGACGGCTCGTCGCGGAAGGCGTGGAAGATGCCGATGGCGTTGGACCCGCCGCCGACGCACGCGCACACGGCGTCCGGCAGCCCTCCCACGACGTCGTCCAGCTGCTTGCGGGCCTCCTGGCCGATGACCGCGTGGAAGTCCCGCACCATGGTCGGGAAGGGGTGCGGCCCGGTCACCGTGCCGAGCAGGTAGTGGGTGTGGTCGACGTGGGTGACCCAGTCGCGCATGGCCTCGTTGATGGCGTCCTTGAGGGTGCCGCTGCCCGTCGGGACGGCGACCACCTCGGCCCCCAGCAGCCGCATCCGGGCGACGTTGAGCGCCTGCCGCTCCGTGTCGACCTGGCCCATGTAGACCGTGCACTCCAGGCCCATGAGCGCGGCCGCCGTCGCCGTCGCCACGCCGTGCTGGCCGGCCCCGGTCTCCGCGATGACCCGCCGCTTGCCCATGCGCACGGCGAGGAGCGCCTGTCCGAGGACGTTGTTGATCTTGTGCGAGCCCGTGTGGTTGAGGTCCTCGCGCTTGAGGAAGATGCGCGGTCCACCGGCGTGCGCGGCGAAGCGCGGCACCTCGGTCAACGGGCTGGGGCGTCCGGTGTAGTCGCGCTGCAGCCGGTCCAGCTCGGCGAGGAAGTCCGGGTCGGCCATGGCCTCGGTGCGCGCGGCGTCGAGCTCGTCCAGCGCCGCCACCAGCGCCTCGGGCACGTAGCGACCACCGAAGTCGCCGAAGCGGTCACCGACCTGCTGGGTCGTCGTCATCGTCGTCCTCCTGCCCGGGCCTCGGCCCCGGCGTGGACCGCCGGGTGGGAGCCGGCGGCCACCATGCGGGCGACCGCGTCGCGGGGGGTCCCGTGGGTCACGAGCGCCTCCCCGACGAGCACGGCCTGGGCCCCGGCCTCGGCGAGCTCGACGAGGTCGAGGGGTCCGCGGACGCCGGACTCGGCGACCGCCACCCGGTCACCCGGTATGCCGGGCGCCAGCCGCGCGAAGGTGCCGCGGTCGACCTCGAGGGTCTTGAGGTTGCGGTTGTTGACGCCGATGATCCGGGCTCCGGCCGAGAGCGCACGCTCCAGCTCCGCCTCGTCGTGCACCTCGACGAGGGCCTGCATCCCCAGCGCCTCGGTCCGCTCGAGGAGCCCGACGAGGACCTCCTGGGGCAGCGCGGCGACGATGAGCAGGACGAGGTCGGCGCCGTGCGCCCGCGCCTCCCAGACCTGGTAGGGGTCGACGACGAAGTCCTTGCGCAGGACGGGGATGTCGACCGCGGAGCGGACGGCGTCCAGGTCGGCGAGCGAGCCCCCGAAGCGACGGCCCTCCGTGAGGACGCTGACCACGGCCGCCCCGCCGGCCTCGTAGTCGACGGCGAGCGACGCCGGCTCGGCGATGGCCGCCAGCGCGCCCTTCGACGGGCTGCTGCGCTTGACCTCGGCGATGACGTGGGTGCCCGGTGCGCTCAGCGACGCCCAGGCGTCACGGCAGGACGGGGCACGCCGGGCGCGCTCCTGGACCTCGTCCAGGGGCGTCGAGCGCCGGCGTTGGTCGAGGTCCTCGCGGACCCCGCTGACGATCTGCTCGAGCACGGTGGACACGCCCCCAGCGTAGTCGCCGCTCCCGGGCGCCCGGTGCCGGGGCCGGGGCCCGGGGCCCACGCGACCCGGGCGGGATCAGTGCTCGGAGGCGTGCTGGTGCGGGTCGCCCATGCCGGCGCGGTCGAGGAGGTACCACGCGAGGGCCCCGACGACGCCGAGGACGAGCCCGACGTAGAGCAACCAGTCCGGGGAGAACACGACACCCCAGCTCCCGACGACGCTGGCGACCAGCATGATGCCGACGCCCACCCAGGCGGCGACGCTGTGTCCGTGGCTGTCCTCGTGCATGTGGCTGTGCTCCTCGACTCAGCGGCTGGGCGGGCCGGTCCGACCCTCGTCGGACATTGTGCCAGCCGCCCCCTCCTCGGTCCGACCAGGTGCGAGCGTCGGGTCCTCCCCCCGCGAGAGCGCCGACCAGGACGCCTCGTCGGAGCGGCGGGCGAGCTCGTGCACGTCCCCGCCCTGCCGCACCCCCGACCGGGTGCGGCGACCCGCCTGGGCCGGGTCGCCCGGCTCGGTGCCTCGGGAGCCTGCGGGGAGGGCCGCGACGAGGGCGCCGAGGACCGCCACCGCCGCACCACCCAGGCCGACCCACCACCAGGGGGTCGGGTCCTGGGGGCGGGCCGCCACGACGAGCACGAGCGCCGCGACCGCCGCGGCGAGGGCCAGCACCCGGGCGGCGACAGCACCTCGCCCGCGCCACGCCAGCCCGGTCAGCGCGGCGGCGGCCACGACGAGGAGCAGCGCGACCGCGGGGGCCGCCAGCTCCCGACCCGTCCAGGACTCCTGGGTGGCCACCCCGGCCGCGTCGACCCCCTGCCGGACCACCCAGGGCTGGCCGGTGGACACCAGGCCGGTGCTCGCGGCGAGGAGGACGAGCACGCCCGCTCGTGACCGGGACCGCGCGCGCCCGGTCGACCGCCCTCCTGGCGGCGCGGTCACGGTGGCACGCTCACGCGTTGCTCTGCTGCGCCGCCCAGGACCGGTGCATGCGCGAGTACACCCCGCCCTGCCCGACCAGCTCCCGGTGCGGGCCGAGCTCGACGATCCGCCCGGCGTCCACGACGACCACCAGGTCGGCCGCCTCCGCGGTCGACAGCCGGTGGGCGATCGCCACCGACGTGCGGCCCGTGGTCAGACCCTCGAGGGCGCGCTGCACGCGGACCTCGGTGGCGGGGTCCACGGCACTGGTCGCCTCGTCGAGCACCAGGAGGTCCGGGTCCGCGAGGTAGGCCCGGGCGATGGCCACCAGCTGGCGCTCCCCCGCCGACAGCGACTCCCCGCGCTGCCCCACCTGGGTGGCCAGGCCGTGCGGGAGCCCGTCGACCCAGGAGTCGAGCCCGAGCTCGGTGATGGCCAGGGCCAGCTCCTCGTCGGTGGCCTCCGGCCGGGCGAACCGGATGTTGTCGGCGAGGTCGGCGTCGAAGAGGAAGCCCTCCTGCGGCACGAGGACCACCCGCTGACGCAGGCTGGCGAAGCTCACCTCGCGCAGGTCGGTGCCGTCGAGCCGCACCACGCCGTCGCTGGGGTCCATGA
This genomic window from Serinicoccus chungangensis contains:
- a CDS encoding PaaI family thioesterase → MTDNTTSSPPTPTPTDNGVRGALAARMGIRLLELSAERTVATMPVEGNTQPYGLLHGGASAALAETVGSVAAAMHAGEGRIAVGVDLSATHHRPVREGEVTAVATPLARGRSVATYDIAITDDRGRRVCTARLTCALRDRPDAR
- a CDS encoding ANTAR domain-containing response regulator, which produces MSETTPQDPGAAPSATSGPVPDTTDGSGATSAGAGPEQETTAAEDGPERGLRILLAEDEALIRMDLAEMLTDAGHTIVGQAADGEQAVAQAQETTPDLVVMDIKMPGMDGITAAEQIGREGLAPVVMLTAFSDKNLVERARDAGVMSYVVKPFSAADVLPAIDIARARWAERKALEAEVADLGERFETRKQVDRAKGLLMAQLKLSEADAFRWIQKAAMDRRLSMREVAEAVISGMPAKKG
- the pyk gene encoding pyruvate kinase; the encoded protein is MRRAKIVCTLGPATDSYEQIEALVTAGMDVARLNLSHGSYEEHHERYLRVRQASDATGHAVAVLADLQGPKIRTGTFADGPVTLRTGDSFTITTRTVAGDSEVVGTTYSGLAGDVRPGDDLLVDDGKVLLQATEVTDTDVVCEVVVGGVVSNNKGINLPGTAVSVPAMSDKDEEDLRWALRSGVDFIALSFVRSGSDIEGVHRIMDEEGRRLPVIAKIEKPQAVDNLAGIVDAFDGIMVARGDLGVELPLEQVPLVQKDAIQLCREKAKPVIVATQVLESMVDNPRPTRAEASDCANAVLDGADAIMLSGETSVGAWPIRAVETMASIISSTEEHGLHRIAPIVSKPKTPGGAVTRAAISLADALGDQVKFLVTFTQSGDTTTRMARVRPGTPMLAFTTEQATRSRLALTWGVETFLVPFVWHTDQMVKQVEETLLREQRCQQGDVVVIVAGSPPGVSGTTNALRMHRVGDAILGQAPAYTHDPEV
- a CDS encoding DsbA family protein, giving the protein MPLVSGVVLLVVALVGGLVLWAVSRGGGLEAEGSANALPEGGGVSAGAAPSQDVPQVHLYEDFQCPFCGVLEGSIGAELAQRAEAGEIGLTVTTMSFLDGTLGNDSSHRAANAALCADDEGVFLDYHAAVFAGQPEQEGTGWTDEELLGFGAEAGLSGTALESFTTCAQGDAYGDYVEAMQERANRDGITGTPRLLVDGEPVGDDQMRALMAGPETLDEVLGSTP
- a CDS encoding MauE/DoxX family redox-associated membrane protein, encoding MTTLRQQPVRGVGSGSRLPDVVGLVLRLGLAGVLGYAGWTKVVDLTGSVQNVLAYDLFGYEVSRAVGVLLPVLELALAVLLLLGLLTRGAAAASAVLMVVFVAGIASAWVRGLSIDCGCFGTGGPVAPEETRYLSEMLRDVGFLAMAAWLVVRPRTPFSLDHHLLGRT
- the trpA gene encoding tryptophan synthase subunit alpha — protein: MSVLDDVFAGCRAEGRSALVGYLPAGYPDLPTSLEAVRTLAAAGADVIEVGVPYTDPLMDGPVVEQAASTALRAGFRLKDVFTVVSAARDAGAVPVVMTYWNPVLRYGVDRFAQDLADAGGAGLITPDLIPDEAGAWRSAAQDQGLAPVFLVAPSSTDDRLRSTTQACRGFVYVASTMGVTGVRDAVGSDAERLVERTRAVTDLPLCVGLGVSTGDQAAQVAGFADGVIVGSALVRALGGDDGLGALERLTQELAAGVRRG
- the trpB gene encoding tryptophan synthase subunit beta, whose amino-acid sequence is MTTTQQVGDRFGDFGGRYVPEALVAALDELDAARTEAMADPDFLAELDRLQRDYTGRPSPLTEVPRFAAHAGGPRIFLKREDLNHTGSHKINNVLGQALLAVRMGKRRVIAETGAGQHGVATATAAALMGLECTVYMGQVDTERQALNVARMRLLGAEVVAVPTGSGTLKDAINEAMRDWVTHVDHTHYLLGTVTGPHPFPTMVRDFHAVIGQEARKQLDDVVGGLPDAVCACVGGGSNAIGIFHAFRDEPSVALWGFEAGGDGVETGRHAARFSGGEPGVLHGAATYVLQDADGQTLETHSVSAGLDYPSIGPEHAFLHDSGLARYAPVTDREAMDAFSLLCRTEGIIPAIESAHALAGALRIGPELGEGAVVLINLSGRGDKDVDTAARWFGLVDDEGQAQVDGETGAGGDEGGDA
- the trpC gene encoding indole-3-glycerol phosphate synthase TrpC, yielding MSTVLEQIVSGVREDLDQRRRSTPLDEVQERARRAPSCRDAWASLSAPGTHVIAEVKRSSPSKGALAAIAEPASLAVDYEAGGAAVVSVLTEGRRFGGSLADLDAVRSAVDIPVLRKDFVVDPYQVWEARAHGADLVLLIVAALPQEVLVGLLERTEALGMQALVEVHDEAELERALSAGARIIGVNNRNLKTLEVDRGTFARLAPGIPGDRVAVAESGVRGPLDLVELAEAGAQAVLVGEALVTHGTPRDAVARMVAAGSHPAVHAGAEARAGGRR
- a CDS encoding HGxxPAAW family protein, yielding MHEDSHGHSVAAWVGVGIMLVASVVGSWGVVFSPDWLLYVGLVLGVVGALAWYLLDRAGMGDPHQHASEH
- a CDS encoding Trp biosynthesis-associated membrane protein, with translation MLVLLAASTGLVSTGQPWVVRQGVDAAGVATQESWTGRELAAPAVALLLVVAAAALTGLAWRGRGAVAARVLALAAAVAALVLVVAARPQDPTPWWWVGLGGAAVAVLGALVAALPAGSRGTEPGDPAQAGRRTRSGVRQGGDVHELARRSDEASWSALSRGEDPTLAPGRTEEGAAGTMSDEGRTGPPSR